From Juglans regia cultivar Chandler chromosome 6, Walnut 2.0, whole genome shotgun sequence, the proteins below share one genomic window:
- the LOC118348792 gene encoding uncharacterized protein LOC118348792: MLMNIGNPSLSERHLDQSNTLSIIYPGDQIPDWFSHRKEISKGNSCEMNINGPSNWNDIKGVLLCAVFEPQNPVPLEPNFSFRVRINGSIIPRGQSQAPLREERISHLMGLDHVWLLYLIVEPNILKGNSLKFEFQIYSYSMIFKSCGAHMVPFKHEEIRANPGVLHDDADLHLDIQLSKRFLDDDDNDHDGSLEKSFYPQKKSCSSSTLEIEIADLEVDHDNLKEALDLER; this comes from the exons ATGCTCATGAATATTGGGAATCCTTCACTGTctgag AGACATCTTGATCAGAGCAATACACTCAGTATTATATATCCGGGAGATCAAATTCCAGACTGGTTCAGCCATCGGAAGGAGATATCAAAAGGTAATTCATGTGAGATGAATATCAATGGGCCTTCCAATTGGAATGATATCAAAGGAGTTCTTTTATGTGCTGTTTTTGAGCCCCAGAATCCGGTCCCTCTTGAaccaaatttttcatttcgagTTAGGATCAATGGTAGTATTATCCCAAGGGGACAGTCACAGGCTCCTTTGCGTGAAGAACGAATATCTCATTTGATGGGATTAGATCACGTATGGCTACTTTACTTGATTGTAGAACCCAATATCCTGAAGGGGAATAGTCTGAAATTTGAGTTTCAGATTTATTCATATTCAATGATCTTTAAAAGTTGTGGAGCCCATATGGTGCCATTCAAGCATGAAGAGATTAGAGCCAATCCAGGCGTGCTCCATGATGATGCTGATCTCCACTTGGATATCCAACTTTCTAAGAGATTCCTTGAcgatgatgataatgatcatGATGGCAGCTTAGAAAAAAGTTTCTACCCACAAAAGAAAAGTTGTTCTTCTTCAACCTTGGAGATCGAGATTGCAGACTTGGAGGTTGACCATGATAATCTCAAGGAAGCTTTGGATTTAGAAcgttag
- the LOC109012902 gene encoding glycerophosphodiester phosphodiesterase GDPDL6-like produces MFCVPHITCKMQHQKKMIRCLLFISLLIHSTLGKISAVAPPSQKWLTLNGNQPLVIARGGFSGLFPESSSFANQMAQSLSLQGTALFCNLQLTKDGIGICLSDIRLDNSTNMALVHPKGQKTYDVNGKQVHGWFALDYTIDQLFNNASLTQGILSRPSLFDLQSPISTIEDVTGIKPAQFWLNVQYDSFYNQHKHSPTSFVEKAMRLMVINYLSSPEIGFLKSMNGKVNKAKTKLIFQVFTADEIEPTTNQKYGSLLQDLASIKSFASGILVPKEYIWPVKANKYLGDAPTSLVSDAHKQGLEVYASGFANDLLGSYNYSYDPTNEYLQFVDNSEFSVDGVLTDFSPTASEAIGCFANNKNVSKPVKGKALIITKNGASGIYPGCTDLAYQQAVDDGADIIDCSVQMSKDGVAFCSDTADLIGDTTAMTTFISRSLTVPEIQSKAGVFSFDLTWSEIQTLKPQIASVYQDFQRNPAYKNAGKFTTLPEFLELAKAKAVSGVLINIQNAAYLASKKGLDIVGAVNTALSNATFDKQSTQQVLIQSDDTSVLSKFKNVPTYKRVLLIEEKIGDAPKQLVEEIKKYADAVAITRSSIIQINDFFTTAMTNVVAEFQKANISVYVYVLRNEYITLAFDYFSDPIMEIATFVDGVGVDGIITEYPGTASKYIRSPCTNTDKPQYNILPAQAGSLLSLVPPEVQPPAAAPLPPLEASDVVDPPLPPVAKDTAAATPDPATPTVAPSSAPANVTSVCLSLVSIVVLALFMGY; encoded by the exons ATGTTTTGTGTCCCCCACATAACCTGCAAGATGCAG CATCAGAAGAAGATGATCAGGTGcttgcttttcatttctttgttgATCCATTCAACTTTAGGGAAGATATCTGCAGTGGCTCCACCATCACAGAAATGGCTGACATTAAATg GTAACCAGCCACTTGTAATAGCCCGAGGCGGGTTCTCGGGGCTGTTTCCTGAGTCGAGCTCATTTGCGAATCAAATGGCACAGTCTTTGAGTCTGCAAGGTACAGCTTTGTTCTGCAATCTGCAACTAACAAAAGATGGCATTGGTATATGCCTCTCTGATATTAGGCTTGATAATTCAACCAATATGGCACTTGTACATCCAAAGGGGCAAAAGACCTACGATGTAAATGGAAAGCAAGTTCATGGGTGGTTTGCTCTGGATTACACAATCGATCAGCTATTCAACAATGCATCAT TGACCCAGGGAATACTCTCTCGACCAAGTTTGTTCGATTTACAATCACCTATATCCACCATTGAAGATGTAACAGGAATTAAACCAGCCCAATTTTGGTTGAATgttcag TATGATTCATTCTACAACCAACACAAACACAGCCCGACATCATTCGTTGAAAAGGCAATGAGACTTATGGTTATCAATTACCTTTCATCTCCTGAGATCGGCTTCTTGAAGAGCATGAATGGGAAAGTGAACAAAGCCAAGACAAAGCTCATCTTCCAGGTCTTCACTGCAGATGAGATTGAACCCACAACCAATCAAAAGTACGGTTCCCTGCTGCAGGATCTTGCATCAATCAAGTCATTTGCATCTGGGATCCTTGTCCCCAAAGAATACATATGGCCAGTAAAGGCAAACAAGTATTTGGGGGACGCTCCTACTAGCCTAGTATCTGATGCTCACAAACAAGGACTAGAAGTATATGCTTCTGGTTTTGCAAATGATCTTCTTGGAAGCTATAATTATAGTTATGATCCAACAAACGAATACCTTCAGTTTGTTGATAATTCCGAGTTCTCTGTCGATGGGGTGCTTACAGACTTCTCTCCTACAGCATCAGAAGCCATTG GATGCTTTGCAAATAACAAGAACGTAAGCAAGCCCGTCAAAG GAAAAGCTTTAATTATCACCAAAAATGGAGCAAGTGGGATTTATCCTGGCTGCACTGATCTTGCTTATCAGCAAGCAGTAGATGATGGTGCAGACATAATAGACTGCTCAGTTCAGATGTCCAAAGATGGAGTGGCCTTCTGCTCGGATACAGCTGACCTCATCGGAGATACAACTGCAATGACTACTTTCATTTCCAGGTCTCTCACTGTACCAGAAATTCAATCCAAGGCCGGAGTCTTTTCATTTGACCTTACATGGAGCGAGATTCAAACCTTGAAGC CACAAATTGCGAGTGTGTACCAGGACTTCCAGAGAAACCCAGCATACAAGAATGCTGGTAAGTTTACTACCCTTCCCGAATTTCTGGAGTTAGCTAAAGCAAAGGCAGTTTCTGGAGTTTTGATCAATATTCAG AATGCTGCCTACCTAGCATCAAAGAAGGGGCTTGACATTGTCGGTGCTGTTAACACTGCCTTGAGCAATGCCACCTTCGACAAGCAATCCACTCAGCAAGTCTTGATACAATCCGATGACACTTCAGTGTTGTCCAAGTTTAAGAATGTCCCAACCTACAAAAGAGTACTGTTGATTGAAGAGAAGATAGGTGATGCACCAAAACAACTAGTGGAGGAAATCAAGAAGTATGCTGATGCAGTTGCCATCACAAGGTCATCCATCATTCAGATTAATGATTTCTTCACCACGGCTATGACAAATGTTGTTGCGGAATTTCAGAAAGCCAATATCTCGGTGTATGTCTATGTCCTTAGGAATGAGTACATCACACTGGCATTTGACTATTTCTCAGACCCTATTATGGAGATAGCTACTTTTGTTGATGGAGTTGGAGTTGACGGGATCATAACTGAATATCCAGGAACTGCAAGCAAGTACATCA GGAGCCCATGTACCAACACAGATAAACCCCAATACAACATCTTACCAGCTCAAGCAGGTTCTCTACTTTCCTTGGTTCCTCCTGAAGTACAGCCACCAGCAGCAGCCCCTCTTCCACCCCTCGAGGCCTCAGACGTTGTGGACCCACCTCTTCCTCCTGTGGCCAAAGACACTGCTGCTGCTACTCCTGATCCTGCAACACCTACTGTAGCACCTTCAAGTGCACCAGCAAATGTTACCAGCGTGTGTCTCTCTCTGGTCTCAATTGTGGTCCTTGCTTTGTTTATGGGATACTAA